GCAGCGGAAAGAGCGGCAGCCGCTTCAAAGCCTCTAGCATCTCCATACTTAACCTCGAAAATGAAAGCCGGACTTTAGCCCAATTGAAGCGGAGGGTAAAGGAAAGGATGTTAGGGCCGACGACCGCCGAAGACCGCGAAAAGATAGCGCCGGTAGTGACAGCCGACCTCGGCGAAGCCGGCTTCCTTTAGCCATTCCAGTTGAACCTCGACCGGCGTCAGGATGTCGATCGAGGTCCTCTCCAAGGCATGGCCCACCTCGGGCTCGCTCAAGCCGGCGGCTTTCATGCTCTCGATCCAGAGCTGCCAATAGCGGGCTTGGAGCTCGGAGCTTTCGGCCCGGACAAATTCGGCATTGAGGAAAACTCCCCCGGGCTTCAAGTGGCCGAGGACTTTTCGATAGAGGGTCTGCTTGACCTCGTCGCTGAGGTGATGAATCGAGAGCGAAGAGAAGACGCCGTCGAAAGTCCCCGGCCAGTCGGCGGTGGCATAGTCGGCCTCGAGGAATTGGACTCCGGCTTGACCGGCAAAGCGAGCCCGGGCTTGGGCCAGCATCTCGGGGGAGAAATCCATCAGGGCATACTCGGCCTCGGAAAAACGGGCCCGCAAAAATTGGGTCAAGAGCCCGGTGCCGGCGCCGAGGTCCAAGAAGCGCCAGGAGCCTTGGGGGTCGAAGGGAACCATCTCGACCACCACCCGGTAAAATTCGTCGAAGCCGGGGATCAGCTTGCGCCGCTCCGAATCGTAGCGCCCGGCGATTTGGTCGAAGGTTTTCTTCACTTCATCCATTTAGATTCCGCGGATGAGGATTTTGGCGGTGGCGAGGTTGGTGGCCAAGGGCAGGTTGTGAACGTCGGCCAAACGAAGCAGCATGAAGATGTCCGGTTCGTGGGGATGGATTCCCAGCGGATCGCGGAGAAAGACGACCCCGTCGAGCTTGCCCTCGACGATCATCGCCGCGATCTGGGCGTCGCCGCCGTGAGGGCCGCTCTCGACCTTGCGGACTTTCAAGCCGGATTGCTCGAGGTAGGCTCCGGTGGTGCCGGTGGCAATGACCTCCATCTTTCTGATGAAACGCAGGTTGTCTTTGACGAAGCCGACCATGTCGGCCTTCTTGCCGTCATGGGCGATCAGGGCGAGGCGCTTTTTTTTCTGTTGGACCATAGGGGTTTTACCTACAATATTGGCGATCTATGAGCAAACCGGGAGTGAAAAGGCCGAGAATCGTCCTGCTCGGCGGCGGGTTCGGCGGTCTCTATGCGGCCAAGGCCTTGAAGGGCATCGAAGCCAAAATCACCTTGATCGACCGGCGCAATTTTCATCTCTTTCAACCGCTGCTCTATCAAGTCGCGACCGGCGGCCTTTCGCCGGGCGAGATCGCTTCGCCGCTTCGATCGATCTTGAAGCGGCATGCCAACCTCCGGGTGCTCAACGCCGAGATACTCGACATCGACCCCGAACGCCAAATCGTTCGGCTGGCCGATGACGAGGTGGGATACGACTATTTGGTCGTCGCGACCGGCGCCAGCCACCATTATTTCGGTCATTCCGAATGGGAAGCCCTCGCCCCGGGCCTCAAGTCGGTGGAGAATGCTCTCGACATGCGGCGCCGGATCTTCCTGGCCTTCGAGACCGCCGAGCGCGAGAAGAACCTCGAAACCCGCAATGCCTGGCTGAGCTTCGCGGTCGTCGGCGGCGGCCCCACCGGCGTTGAGCTGGCCGGGGCCTTGGCCGAGCTGGCTCATGGCACGCTCAAGGGTGAATTCCGTAATTTCGACTCCCAAGAAGTTCGCATCCATTTGCTCGAAGGCACCGACCGCCTCTTGCCGACCTACCCGCCCGAGCTCTCGCGCAAGGCCGAGGCCAAGCTGAAAAAGCTCGGCGTCACCGTCCACACCCGAACCCTCTTGACCCAGCTCAACGAAGATTCGGTCACGGTCAAAAAAGACAGCCGCAGCGAAAAGATTCCGGCCCGCACCGTCCTTTGGGCGGCCGGCGTCGAGGCCTCGCCCCTGGGCCGAAAGCTCGCCGCCAAAACCGGCCGGAAGCCCGACCGGGCCGGACGGCTGAGCGTCGATCCCGACCTCAGCTTGCCGGGCTACCCCAACATCTTCATCATCGGCGACTTGGCCGCGGTGGAACAGGACGGCAAGCTGCTTCCGGGCGTGGCTCCGGTGGCCATGCAGGAAGGCCACTACGTCGCCCGGGCAATCCGCGAGCGCCTGGCTCACCGCCATTCCAAACCCTTTCGCTACCACAACAAGGGCAATCTGGCGGTGATCGGCCGGAATGCCGCGGTCGCCGACTTGGGCTTCCTCCGTTTGAATGGCTTTCCGGCCTGGCTGATCTGGATCTTCGTCCACATCCGCTACCTGATCGAGTTCGACAACAAAATCCTGGTGCTGTTTCAATGGGCCTGGAATTACTTCACCCGCAAGCGCGGCGCCCGCTTGATCACCGGCGAGGACCTCTTGCCGATGATCCACGACTCCGGCGCGGAAAGGGCACGGCGCTCCCGGCCATGAAAGAGCTTCTCACCGTCTTCTTCACCATTTTCGTCGCCGAGCTCGGCGACAAAACCCAACTCGCCACCCTGCTCTACGCGACCGACCGGAAGATCGGCCCTTGGCAGGTCTTCCTGGCGGCGGCCGCGGCCCTCACCCTCTCCTCGCTCTTGGCGGTCCTGATCGGCGGCCAGCTCGGCCAATGGATCTCGCCGAAGCACCTCAAAATCGTCGCCGGCCTCGGTTTCATCGCGGTCGGGATCTGGACGCTTTGGCGCGGCTGATTTCGGTTGCCAAGGCCGGAGCTTGTCGATAGATCCGCGCCCATGAAAAAAGCCAAGGCTTCCGCCTCCTCCCATCGCACTGAAAAGGACTCTCTCGGGGAAAAGCAAATCCCTCACCATGTCTATTACGGCGTCCAAACCGCCCGGGCCGTGGACAATTTCCCGATCAGCGGCTGGAAGCCCCATCCGGCCTTCGTCGACGCCACCGTGCTGATCAAGCGGGCGGCGGCCGTCGTTCACGGCGGCCTCGGCCTGATCCCCAAGAGGAACGTCGCGGCCATCGTCAAAGCCTGCGACGAGGTCCTGCAAGGCCGGCATCGCGACAATTTCGTGGTCGACGTCTTCCAGGCCGGCGCCGGCACCAGCCATCACATGAACGTCAACGAGGTGGTGGCCAATCGGGCCAACGAGATGCTCGGCGGCAAGCGCGGGGTCTACGATCCGATCAACCCCAACGACCACGTCAACATGGCCCAGTCGACCAATGACGTGATTCCGACGGCGATCCGCATCGCCGCCCTTCTGCTGAAAAAAGATTTCCTGGCTTCGCTCAAGACCCTGCAGAAGTCCTTCGCCGCCAAGGCCAAGGCTTGGGACAAAATCGTCAAGTCGGGCCGCACTCACCTGCAGGACGCCACGCCGATCCGCCTCGGCCAGGAGTTCGGCGGCTACGCCAGCGTGCTCCAGAGCCATCTCGGCTGGGTCGAGCAAGCTTTCGAGCCTTTGACCCGCCTCGGCCTGGGTGGAACCGCCGTCGGGACCGGCATCAACAGCCATCCCGAATACCGCCAACGGGTCGCCAAGGAATTGGGCCGCTTGATCGGCGAGCCGCTCAAGCCGGCCAAGGATTATTTCGAGGCCATGCAGTCGATGTCGCCTTTCGTCGGCCTTTCCAGCGCGATCCGCAACCTGACTTTGGACTTGATCCGCATCGCCAACGACCTGCGGCTCCTGGCCTCGGGTCCCCGCACCGGACTTTACGAAATTCTCCTTCCGCCGGTTCAGCCCGGCAGCTCGATCATGCCGGGCAAGGTCAACCCGGTCTTGGCCGAGATGACCAATATGTCGGGATTCTTCGTCCTCGGCTTGGACACGACGATCGCTTACTCCTCGCAGGCCGGCCAGCTCGAGTTGAACGTCATGATGCCGATCATCGCTTATTGCCTGACCTGGGAGCTGAGCATCCTCGGCAACACGATGCAGGCCTTGGCCGTCAAGTGCGTCGACGGGATCGTCGCCTTCCCCGACCGCTGCAAGTATTACGCGGAAAACTCGGTCTCGATCGCGACGGTGCTCAATCCGATTTTGGGCTATGCGGCCACGGCCGAGATCGTGAAGAAAGCCGTCGCCACCGGAAAACCCCTGCGCGAGCTGCTTCAGCAGACCTCGCTGACGCCGGCCCAGATCGACAAGGTCTTCGACCTCTACGACAGCACCTATCCGAATTTGAAGGGTGGAACGAAGGCGGCCGGTTGATTTCCCCCCTTTGAAAAAGGGGGGTTGGGGGGATTTAGGAATCGCTGCACTTTGGAAGCGAGCCTAAGATTTTTCTGCCACCGCTTTAAATCCCCCCTGCCCCCCTTTTTCAAAGGGGGGATTTTTTAGTGCATCGAACCGCTGTGATCCTCGACGTCCTTGACCTCGGGGATGATGCGCATCAGGTGATTCTTGATCCCGTCCTCGACCGTGCGCTTCTGAGCCCCACAGCCGAAGCAGGCGCCGGACATCTTCACCTTGACCACGCCCTCCTCCACCGCCAGGACCTGCAAATCGCCGCCGTCCCGCTTCAAGCCCGGCCGGACGTCGCGGTCGATGACCGCCAGAACCTTCTCGATCAATTCCCGATCCACCCCCTGGACCTCGCCGGCATCCGAGGCCTTGACCTCCGGCTTGACCAAGGGACCACCGTAGCCGGCCATTCCGCCCAGGGCGTTGAAGACGTAGAGGTAACCTTCCTTGGCCAGCAACTGGGCCACCGTGACCGCCGTGTTGCCGTTGGCGCAGAAAGTCAAGATCGGGCGACTCTTGTCGGAGAGCTCGCCGAGTCGCATCAACACCTGATTGGCCGGGATGTGCTTGGCCTCGGGAATATGGCCGTTGCCCCAACCCTCGTCGCTGCGCACGTCCAGGATTAACAAGCCCGGCACCGATTGGATGAACTCCAAAACCCTTTCCTTGGGAATCTCCGAATAAGGCAAGCCGCTCATCACCGCCGCGACGGTCGGGGGCAAGCCGCTGAGCAAGCCGGCGGTCTGCTGGCGCAAGACCTTGAGATGCCACTCCTGCTTCTTCTGCAGGTCTTCCAATTGGCGGCGGAGCTCGGCCACCTCACGCTCGAGACTTTCGATCTTGTCTTTTTTTCCACCAAACATCGTTCACCTCTTTTTCGGGGCCTCTTCAATCTCGCGAGGGGTCCGGCTTGTCAAGGGCGGGTGGGTTCGAAATTCGGACATTCGGGAGTAAAAGCCTTTGCCCCTTTCCAGGCCGGAACGGCTCGTATCATTGCAAGTATTTGATTTTGTTAATTTATTTATTCAGAGCGCTGGACCCCGGCGTTGGCCTCATCCTTGTACCCCAGCGAGAGGGAAGGAGAAAATCTATGAAACTCAATTTCCTCAGTGAATGGATTCATACCGTCTTACCCTCCGGCGAGAGCCCCGAGTTGAAAAACCTTGAGGCCTCGTCCCCCGCCTCTTCCGCTTCGAGCTATCAATCCTCCAACCAATCGATCGGCGCCGAAGTCAAAAATCAAATCGACCTCAATCGAAAAACTCTGGCCCGGGAATTGTCCCATCCCGAGCCCAAGGTTTTGGAAAAGCTCGGCGAGGTGAATCAAAAGCGCGGCGCCAAGGGCTTGGCGCCGATCGATTTGCCGAAAGTGACCGAGCAGATCGAAGCGATCTACAAGGACTCCAGCTTGAGCGACAAGCAGAAGAAGGAAAAAATCGAGCAGCTGCGCAAGCAGCTCGGGCTCTCGAAGGGTGAAATGAAGTCCTTATTCACCAAACGAATCGAGTCCATTTACAAAAAGGCCGAGAAAAGGCTGGCCGCTTTCGAGCAAGCCAAGTCGAGCCAGCTCCACTCCGAGCTTCGACAAGCCGAAGCCGCCTACGGCAAGGACAGCGCCCAAGCCAAGGCGGTGCGCGACAAGCTGGACTCGCTGAAATCGACCCTCCAACCCGAAAGGGAGGGGTTGAAGGCCCAGGCCAAATTCTTCGGCTCCCTCTATCCCGGCTTCTGGAGCAGGCTTGGCGGGGCCTTCAAGAAAATCGGTCAGGGCCTGGCTAAGGCGCTCAGCGTCCTGGCGAAAGTGGTTCGTTTCATCCCGGCGCTGGGACCGGTCCTCTCCAACGCCATGCGGACGGTTCAATCCCTGCTCCAGGGCAAGTTCAAGGAATTGGGAAAGAGTCTGCTGAGCACCTTGGGTGCGGCGAAGAACTTCGCCCACTTCATCCCCGGCATCGGCCAAATCGCCAGCTTCGCGGTCACCGGCCTCGAAGCCCTCGTTAAAGCGTTTCGTCCGGCGAAGACACTCTAGCCGCGTAAGGAATGCTCGGCAGGTCGTGCTGGCCACCCTCGCCCTGAATGACCCGAGGCCTCCAGGACTGCGGGAAGGTCCATTTCTCGGGCGGCGGCGTGGTCCGCGCCCGGAACAGCGAGTGGAACTCGCCGCTGAAATGCATCAACTGAGGCAAGGTTCCGGTGAGGGCGACGCCGACCTCGGGACGATCCTGCGAGGGCAAGGTCAGCTGGCCCCAGCCGGGAATGCGGTTCTTGGCCATGGTGATCCGATCGTGGCCGTCGAGGCGGGCGCCGGCCCGATTCGCGAAGATGTCGGCCGTCGAAATGGCTTCGGTCGAGGGCGAAGCCAATATCACGTCGGACCCGATCTTGCGATGGATCAAGCTCTCATAGCGCCGCGACAGCTCCCGAGCTTGGTCGTAAAAGCCGAGCCGCAAGGAAAGTGCGCCCTTGGGCAAGCGCACCATCAAGTTGTCGTCCAGGACCCGCCGCGGCGGATCGAAGCGATGATTCTGGAGCGGATTGGTGTGGGTGAAGGCGCCGGCGACGTAGGCGTCGAAGGGATAGAGGCGCATCGGGGCTTCGCCGATGAAATCCCACTCCGGCCCCAAAGCCTGAACCTCATAACCCTGAGCGCGGTACTCGTCGATCCGCTGGAGGAAGCTCATTTGGGCCTGGGGCGAGGCGGCGCTCACCAAGCTTTCCAGATAGGCAATAGTGGGCCTCTGATGGGCCGGCTGAAACTGAGCGCCGGGATTCTGCAAGCGCTGGTGCGGATCGCCACCTTCAACTTTGGAAAGGTATCGGGCGATTTCCATGGCGTCGCGGCTTTCCCGGGCCAAGACCCCGACCCGATCCAGGAAAGTCGCAAAGGGCACCATATTCTTGGTCGAGATCAAGCCGGCCGGGGGCACGAAACCGAAAAGGCCGACGGCGCCGGCGGGCGCCGAAACCGAGCCGCCGGTGTCGGTTCCAATCCCCGCTGAGATCGGAAGCTCAGGGTGACCGACCACGTGGGCGGTCGCCGAAGAGGAGCCGGCCGGATCGAATCCGGGCCGGGTCGGATGGGGAATATAGCCAAAGCCGCCTTGCTTGCCGGTTCCGCCGCTCGCCGCGGCGACCATCCCGACGGTGATCGGAATCGCGCCCAAATCCGTCAAAGCTTGAACCACCGGACTGGAAGCATGGCCGGCGACGCGGGCGGTCTTGCTGCCGACGTGCATCCGACCGTCGGCGCCGGGAAAGATATCCTTGACCGCGATCAAAACCCCTTCCAAGGGACGGGCCCTGCCCTCGCGATAACGTCGCTCGCTCTCCTCGGCCATGCCCAACAACTGCCGCCGGTAGTGGCCATGGTCCAAGGGCCGGGGGAAGATGGAGCCGTCGCGCGCCGCCGGATGCTCCAAGAGAATTTGCAAAACACCCATCGGCGACACTTCGCCCGAAGCATAGGCCTGGCGGATGGCTGACATGTCGTAGCCGGCGATCACCTCTCGGCGATCATGAGGCACCCAATGGGCATCGGGGCCAAAAGTGACCGGCTCCGGCGACCGAGGAATTTCAGGATGGGCCACGCCCAGCGTGTCGATGAGCTCGGGCTGGGCGCCGGTCTTCAATGGGGTCAAAGCCTCGGCCCGGCGGAGAGCCGTTTCGACCCAAGCCAGGTCGGTATTGGCCTGGCGAATGAAGGCCCGCTCGACCGCCGGCGACAAGGTCGGAACCCCGGCATCGAGGCGGCGAAGGACCGTGTCGCGCAAGGTCGGATCGTCGTAATGCCGTTCGGTCAGCTCCTGGCTCATCGCCGGTCCCAATCCGTAGGATCGGTTGCCACGGCCGGCGCGATAGAGATGGACGGTCACCGCCGGGCTCACGTCCATCGCCAGGCCGAGCAGCAGGGAGCTGACCGAAATGGGAGCTTGCTCGGCCAGGGGGCCGGCATTGGCATATTGATGCAGGCCATGGGCGAAGCGCCCGAGACCGACCGCGGCCGAACCATAGAGCAAGCTGCGGTCGGTGAACAGGCCGGCCCGGGCCAACCAAGTCCGCTGCCAAAATCGCAGACCCGGATTGCCTCGGGCAAACTGAACCCATATCTCGGGATCGTTGACCGCCCGGCGAACCGCGTCGCCCTGGTACCAGGCGATCCGGGTGGCCGCCGCCGAG
The DNA window shown above is from bacterium and carries:
- a CDS encoding NAD(P)/FAD-dependent oxidoreductase, with translation MKRPRIVLLGGGFGGLYAAKALKGIEAKITLIDRRNFHLFQPLLYQVATGGLSPGEIASPLRSILKRHANLRVLNAEILDIDPERQIVRLADDEVGYDYLVVATGASHHYFGHSEWEALAPGLKSVENALDMRRRIFLAFETAEREKNLETRNAWLSFAVVGGGPTGVELAGALAELAHGTLKGEFRNFDSQEVRIHLLEGTDRLLPTYPPELSRKAEAKLKKLGVTVHTRTLLTQLNEDSVTVKKDSRSEKIPARTVLWAAGVEASPLGRKLAAKTGRKPDRAGRLSVDPDLSLPGYPNIFIIGDLAAVEQDGKLLPGVAPVAMQEGHYVARAIRERLAHRHSKPFRYHNKGNLAVIGRNAAVADLGFLRLNGFPAWLIWIFVHIRYLIEFDNKILVLFQWAWNYFTRKRGARLITGEDLLPMIHDSGAERARRSRP
- a CDS encoding TMEM165/GDT1 family protein, producing MKELLTVFFTIFVAELGDKTQLATLLYATDRKIGPWQVFLAAAAALTLSSLLAVLIGGQLGQWISPKHLKIVAGLGFIAVGIWTLWRG
- a CDS encoding amidase family protein, producing the protein MDSASTSQNPPSSAPSAHPADRFLARWLDRQAADLGLSDVLSRGEAPTLREAYQRLPLARQNALENSLGKTFVNELISIGGEHDKTLFGEALLNLAGRQERAGREDLAASLYTSLPELRNGRPPSAQLLSVLGRSEERLKALQGGGTFGSRAERFVRSITLDSTAERLNHGGALLGLATIGCSYIRPLRPLAAAGLHFLSKPAVSATLLASGAYILTRQAPEAWAATGRLWNGGDANHSAFADFLTVSGFGLGVLGTGVGIASFGLGGRAFRLARQTALAEGHSSAAATRIAWYQGDAVRRAVNDPEIWVQFARGNPGLRFWQRTWLARAGLFTDRSLLYGSAAVGLGRFAHGLHQYANAGPLAEQAPISVSSLLLGLAMDVSPAVTVHLYRAGRGNRSYGLGPAMSQELTERHYDDPTLRDTVLRRLDAGVPTLSPAVERAFIRQANTDLAWVETALRRAEALTPLKTGAQPELIDTLGVAHPEIPRSPEPVTFGPDAHWVPHDRREVIAGYDMSAIRQAYASGEVSPMGVLQILLEHPAARDGSIFPRPLDHGHYRRQLLGMAEESERRYREGRARPLEGVLIAVKDIFPGADGRMHVGSKTARVAGHASSPVVQALTDLGAIPITVGMVAAASGGTGKQGGFGYIPHPTRPGFDPAGSSSATAHVVGHPELPISAGIGTDTGGSVSAPAGAVGLFGFVPPAGLISTKNMVPFATFLDRVGVLARESRDAMEIARYLSKVEGGDPHQRLQNPGAQFQPAHQRPTIAYLESLVSAASPQAQMSFLQRIDEYRAQGYEVQALGPEWDFIGEAPMRLYPFDAYVAGAFTHTNPLQNHRFDPPRRVLDDNLMVRLPKGALSLRLGFYDQARELSRRYESLIHRKIGSDVILASPSTEAISTADIFANRAGARLDGHDRITMAKNRIPGWGQLTLPSQDRPEVGVALTGTLPQLMHFSGEFHSLFRARTTPPPEKWTFPQSWRPRVIQGEGGQHDLPSIPYAARVSSPDETL
- a CDS encoding methyltransferase domain-containing protein, with the protein product MDEVKKTFDQIAGRYDSERRKLIPGFDEFYRVVVEMVPFDPQGSWRFLDLGAGTGLLTQFLRARFSEAEYALMDFSPEMLAQARARFAGQAGVQFLEADYATADWPGTFDGVFSSLSIHHLSDEVKQTLYRKVLGHLKPGGVFLNAEFVRAESSELQARYWQLWIESMKAAGLSEPEVGHALERTSIDILTPVEVQLEWLKEAGFAEVGCHYRRYLFAVFGGRRP
- a CDS encoding NifU family protein gives rise to the protein MFGGKKDKIESLEREVAELRRQLEDLQKKQEWHLKVLRQQTAGLLSGLPPTVAAVMSGLPYSEIPKERVLEFIQSVPGLLILDVRSDEGWGNGHIPEAKHIPANQVLMRLGELSDKSRPILTFCANGNTAVTVAQLLAKEGYLYVFNALGGMAGYGGPLVKPEVKASDAGEVQGVDRELIEKVLAVIDRDVRPGLKRDGGDLQVLAVEEGVVKVKMSGACFGCGAQKRTVEDGIKNHLMRIIPEVKDVEDHSGSMH
- a CDS encoding methylglyoxal synthase, whose protein sequence is MVQQKKKRLALIAHDGKKADMVGFVKDNLRFIRKMEVIATGTTGAYLEQSGLKVRKVESGPHGGDAQIAAMIVEGKLDGVVFLRDPLGIHPHEPDIFMLLRLADVHNLPLATNLATAKILIRGI
- a CDS encoding aspartate ammonia-lyase, which produces MKKAKASASSHRTEKDSLGEKQIPHHVYYGVQTARAVDNFPISGWKPHPAFVDATVLIKRAAAVVHGGLGLIPKRNVAAIVKACDEVLQGRHRDNFVVDVFQAGAGTSHHMNVNEVVANRANEMLGGKRGVYDPINPNDHVNMAQSTNDVIPTAIRIAALLLKKDFLASLKTLQKSFAAKAKAWDKIVKSGRTHLQDATPIRLGQEFGGYASVLQSHLGWVEQAFEPLTRLGLGGTAVGTGINSHPEYRQRVAKELGRLIGEPLKPAKDYFEAMQSMSPFVGLSSAIRNLTLDLIRIANDLRLLASGPRTGLYEILLPPVQPGSSIMPGKVNPVLAEMTNMSGFFVLGLDTTIAYSSQAGQLELNVMMPIIAYCLTWELSILGNTMQALAVKCVDGIVAFPDRCKYYAENSVSIATVLNPILGYAATAEIVKKAVATGKPLRELLQQTSLTPAQIDKVFDLYDSTYPNLKGGTKAAG